In Geopsychrobacter electrodiphilus DSM 16401, a single window of DNA contains:
- a CDS encoding TRAP transporter small permease, translated as MFTRMINSLEETIIVLLLATMTLLVFVEVVLRFWFDIGLMWSQELTLLLSAWMVLFGASYGIKVGSHIGVDALVKILPPTARKIVSTAAVLACLFYTALFSFGAWVYLSKMHSIGIELEDLPIQKWVAHSILLIGMLLIAFRLLALLWRIFTGEAEGFQLADEAKDSMHLAEETKAASQGGNSE; from the coding sequence ATGTTCACCAGGATGATAAACAGTCTGGAGGAGACAATCATTGTTCTCCTGTTGGCGACTATGACCTTGCTGGTTTTCGTAGAGGTAGTGCTGCGGTTCTGGTTCGACATCGGTCTGATGTGGTCTCAGGAATTAACACTGCTCCTTTCGGCCTGGATGGTGCTGTTCGGAGCGTCTTACGGGATCAAGGTCGGCTCGCATATCGGTGTAGATGCCCTTGTCAAAATCCTCCCCCCCACTGCTCGTAAAATCGTCAGCACTGCGGCGGTGCTCGCATGCCTGTTCTATACGGCCCTGTTCTCATTCGGCGCCTGGGTCTATCTCAGTAAAATGCACAGCATAGGGATTGAACTAGAGGATTTGCCCATCCAGAAATGGGTTGCTCACAGCATTCTGTTGATCGGCATGCTGCTGATTGCCTTCCGCTTACTTGCACTCCTGTGGCGAATTTTCACCGGGGAAGCCGAAGGTTTCCAGCTTGCCGATGAAGCCAAGGATAGTATGCACCTGGCTGAAGAGACTAAAGCCGCTTCCCAGGGAGGTAACTCCGAATGA
- a CDS encoding alpha/beta fold hydrolase, giving the protein MTIILILLKTLLLVETLIVVLSYSMCWCEYANSNPELMAERFKPRSLWLAVSLIAEEIFFNILTLLLLPFGLWAPRKQPGIVGETPILLLHGLFNNRASWFWFKWALRRRGFNNLVTINLSSYHNEESLTEQVAKRVDELRFSLDVEKVHLVGHSMGGIIARNYLQLRGGENKVDRCVFLGTPHAGSKLTPFALSPLSNSLVPNSDFLKRLADSPMPPNTRLFNVYSKKDNMVVPTHSAHLEGFDNIVLDRIGHTGLLYRRKAIDAVATALEIANEKSI; this is encoded by the coding sequence ATGACCATTATTCTGATCCTGCTAAAAACGCTGTTGCTGGTGGAAACCCTTATTGTCGTGCTCAGTTATAGCATGTGCTGGTGTGAGTATGCCAACAGCAACCCGGAGTTGATGGCAGAGCGTTTTAAACCACGATCTCTTTGGCTCGCAGTTTCGCTGATCGCCGAAGAAATCTTTTTTAACATCCTGACTCTCCTGCTCCTCCCTTTCGGCCTGTGGGCTCCCAGAAAGCAACCTGGAATCGTTGGTGAGACCCCGATCCTGCTTCTCCATGGACTGTTTAATAATCGTGCGAGCTGGTTCTGGTTCAAATGGGCCCTGCGGCGCCGGGGCTTCAACAATCTGGTGACGATCAATCTGTCGTCCTACCATAATGAAGAGTCACTGACCGAGCAGGTCGCAAAACGGGTCGATGAACTGCGCTTCAGCCTTGACGTTGAAAAGGTTCATCTGGTTGGACATTCCATGGGCGGGATCATCGCACGCAACTATCTGCAACTGCGCGGCGGTGAGAACAAGGTCGATCGCTGCGTATTTCTGGGCACCCCGCACGCCGGCTCTAAATTGACTCCGTTCGCACTCTCGCCCCTCAGCAATTCCCTGGTGCCGAACTCGGATTTTCTAAAAAGACTCGCCGATAGCCCGATGCCCCCGAATACGCGACTGTTCAATGTCTACAGCAAAAAGGACAATATGGTCGTCCCGACCCACTCCGCCCATCTCGAAGGATTCGACAATATCGTCCTTGATCGCATTGGCCACACCGGCCTGCTTTACCGTCGCAAAGCCATCGATGCGGTCGCGACCGCTCTTGAAATCGCCAATGAAAAAAGTATCTGA
- the livM gene encoding high-affinity branched-chain amino acid ABC transporter permease LivM: MKNIKQSLAVSLWFIFLTFPLMVVKVNTSEQSVQWRWMNILWVGVGIFILSFIWRYALARKEANQMAAQSGQDGQDKPSKIHVLLENPEIRTKAILAFLAFVLVFPWVFDTYQSTIMISALIYVVLGLGLNITVGLAGLLDLGYVAFFAVGAYAYALLNYHFGLGFWTCLPLGAAFGGLFGVVLGFPILRLRGDYLAIVTLGFGSIVKIVLENWSDFSFGPSGIANIERPGLFGMQMDIAGSTTYIYYIMIAMVILTIVVTGRLKNSRIGRAWIALREDEIACVAMGIDMARTKLSAYALGACWAGMVGVLFAAKTTFINPASFTFMESAIILSIVVLGGMGSILGVILGAMILILLPEYLRAFSEYRMLIFGAAMVLMMIFRPQGIISNIRQKYEFKGLKEKSENV, from the coding sequence ATGAAAAACATTAAACAATCTCTGGCCGTATCGCTCTGGTTTATCTTCCTGACTTTTCCGCTGATGGTCGTCAAGGTTAATACTTCCGAGCAGTCGGTGCAGTGGCGTTGGATGAATATCCTCTGGGTTGGCGTCGGTATTTTCATCCTTTCTTTTATCTGGCGCTATGCTCTGGCTCGCAAGGAAGCAAACCAGATGGCGGCGCAGAGTGGACAGGATGGGCAGGATAAACCATCGAAAATCCATGTATTGCTGGAAAATCCGGAGATAAGGACCAAGGCAATCCTGGCTTTTCTGGCCTTTGTGCTGGTCTTTCCCTGGGTCTTCGATACCTATCAGAGCACGATCATGATCTCGGCTTTGATCTATGTGGTGTTGGGGCTTGGCCTGAATATCACGGTTGGTCTGGCAGGTCTTCTCGATCTGGGCTATGTCGCTTTTTTTGCTGTGGGGGCATACGCGTACGCCCTGCTCAATTACCACTTCGGACTCGGTTTCTGGACCTGCCTGCCCCTGGGTGCTGCTTTTGGCGGGCTGTTCGGCGTAGTGCTCGGATTTCCGATCCTGCGACTGCGCGGCGACTATCTGGCTATCGTTACCCTGGGTTTTGGATCGATCGTTAAAATTGTTCTTGAGAACTGGAGCGATTTTTCTTTCGGCCCCAGCGGAATAGCCAACATCGAAAGGCCGGGCCTGTTCGGCATGCAGATGGATATTGCCGGTTCAACGACTTACATCTACTACATCATGATCGCGATGGTGATCCTGACTATTGTTGTGACCGGCCGGCTGAAAAATTCACGCATCGGCCGCGCCTGGATCGCCCTGCGAGAAGATGAGATCGCCTGCGTCGCCATGGGGATTGACATGGCGCGCACCAAACTGTCGGCCTACGCGCTTGGTGCCTGCTGGGCGGGGATGGTTGGGGTTCTGTTTGCGGCCAAGACCACCTTTATTAACCCTGCCAGTTTCACTTTCATGGAATCGGCCATCATCCTCTCAATCGTTGTTCTTGGCGGAATGGGGTCGATCCTTGGCGTCATTCTCGGGGCAATGATTTTGATCCTGCTGCCCGAGTATCTGCGCGCGTTCTCCGAATATCGGATGCTTATTTTCGGAGCTGCCATGGTGCTGATGATGATTTTCCGCCCACAGGGAATCATCAGTAATATCCGTCAGAAATATGAATTCAAGGGATTGAAGGAAAAATCAGAAAATGTCTGA
- a CDS encoding TRAP transporter large permease, whose product MTTAALFFILLLCLLTGMPIAFGLGLSSITTILLFSHDSLASIALKLLAAESEHYTLLAIPFFILSSTFLSTGGVATRIINFAIDCVGWIRGGLAMASVLACMIFAAVSGSSPATVAAIGSIVIAGMVKAGYPKEMAAGVITNAGTLGILIPPSIVMLVYAAATEESAARLFMAGFLPGVMMGTMLMIIIYIVARVKGLPAQPWVGFKTLVKSGMKASWGLMLIIIVLGSIYGGICSPTEAAAISAVYAFFIAIFVYRDMGPIKNAKWQENPGDGPAKVLVRNLLLTAKAMPLSLIHKDTKKVLLDSAKVSIMLLFIIGNAMLFAHVLTTERIPHHIAEAIVSWGLPSWGFLVVVNVLLLIAGNFMEPSAIILIMAPILYPIAVKLGINPIHLGIIMVVNMEIGMITPPVGLNLFVTAGITGESLMWVLKAALPWLMILLIFLMLITYIPSISLFLPNYIDHLKGY is encoded by the coding sequence ATGACCACTGCCGCACTCTTTTTCATCTTGCTGCTCTGTCTGTTGACCGGCATGCCCATCGCCTTTGGCCTTGGACTTTCCAGTATCACTACGATTCTGCTCTTTTCACATGATTCGCTTGCGTCGATTGCACTCAAACTGCTGGCAGCAGAATCTGAACATTACACCCTGCTGGCGATCCCGTTTTTTATTCTGTCATCAACCTTTTTATCTACAGGCGGAGTCGCCACCCGCATCATCAATTTTGCCATCGACTGTGTTGGCTGGATTCGTGGTGGACTGGCGATGGCCTCAGTTCTTGCCTGCATGATTTTTGCGGCCGTATCCGGGTCTTCCCCCGCTACTGTTGCGGCCATTGGCTCCATCGTGATCGCCGGTATGGTCAAAGCCGGCTACCCCAAAGAAATGGCCGCCGGCGTCATCACCAATGCCGGAACCCTCGGCATCCTGATTCCGCCGTCGATTGTCATGCTGGTGTACGCGGCCGCCACCGAAGAATCAGCAGCCCGCCTCTTCATGGCCGGCTTCCTGCCCGGGGTCATGATGGGCACTATGCTGATGATTATCATTTACATCGTCGCCCGGGTCAAAGGTCTGCCCGCCCAGCCCTGGGTCGGGTTCAAGACTCTGGTCAAGTCCGGAATGAAAGCCAGTTGGGGCCTGATGCTCATCATCATCGTGCTCGGCTCCATCTACGGCGGAATCTGCAGCCCCACCGAAGCGGCAGCCATTTCCGCGGTTTATGCCTTTTTCATCGCTATCTTTGTTTACCGCGATATGGGCCCGATCAAAAATGCAAAATGGCAGGAAAACCCAGGCGATGGCCCTGCGAAAGTATTAGTCCGCAACCTGCTGCTTACAGCAAAAGCGATGCCCTTATCGCTGATTCACAAGGACACCAAAAAAGTTCTGCTGGATTCGGCGAAGGTCTCGATCATGCTGCTGTTTATCATCGGCAATGCCATGCTCTTTGCCCACGTGCTGACGACAGAACGCATACCCCACCACATCGCCGAAGCCATCGTCAGCTGGGGCCTGCCATCCTGGGGCTTCCTGGTTGTAGTCAACGTCCTGCTGCTGATTGCCGGTAACTTCATGGAGCCTTCGGCGATCATTCTGATCATGGCGCCGATCTTGTATCCCATTGCGGTCAAGCTTGGTATCAATCCGATCCACCTCGGCATCATCATGGTTGTCAACATGGAAATAGGAATGATCACACCGCCGGTAGGCCTGAACCTGTTTGTTACTGCAGGGATAACCGGAGAAAGCCTCATGTGGGTTTTAAAAGCAGCCCTCCCCTGGCTGATGATCCTGCTGATCTTCCTGATGCTGATCACTTATATTCCGTCGATATCGCTCTTCTTGCCGAATTATATTGATCACCTGAAGGGCTACTGA
- a CDS encoding ABC transporter ATP-binding protein produces MSDTAKHVLLEVKGLSMDFGGLRAVDSIDLSVSEGEIAALIGPNGAGKTTFFNCVTGIYTPTQGDILIHPKGQPTRRVNGKKPNIVTALGMARTFQNIRLFSDMTVLENVMIGRHCRTKTGLVGAILRGAAVRKEEQEIVESAYDLLEKVDLAQFANEYSKNLPYGAMRRLEIARAMATDPFLLLLDEPAAGMNPQETHDLDVLICRIRDEVKIAILLIEHDMKLVMNISDTIHVMEYGKKIAAGTPHQIKNDPKVIKAYLGEETEA; encoded by the coding sequence ATGTCTGATACTGCTAAGCACGTATTACTCGAGGTTAAGGGCCTGTCCATGGACTTCGGTGGATTGCGCGCCGTAGATTCGATAGACCTGAGCGTCTCTGAAGGCGAAATCGCGGCCCTGATCGGTCCAAATGGCGCAGGGAAAACTACATTTTTCAACTGTGTTACCGGCATATATACTCCGACTCAGGGGGATATCCTGATTCATCCCAAAGGGCAACCGACGCGGCGCGTTAACGGAAAAAAGCCGAACATCGTGACCGCCCTCGGGATGGCACGTACCTTTCAGAACATCCGGCTCTTCTCCGATATGACGGTGCTCGAAAATGTCATGATCGGTCGGCATTGCCGAACCAAAACCGGTTTGGTCGGAGCCATTCTGCGTGGCGCCGCAGTCCGCAAAGAGGAACAGGAGATCGTCGAGTCCGCCTACGATCTGCTTGAAAAAGTCGATCTGGCACAGTTTGCCAATGAGTATTCGAAGAACCTCCCCTACGGTGCGATGCGGCGGCTTGAGATTGCGCGGGCCATGGCGACGGATCCCTTTCTGCTGTTGCTTGATGAGCCGGCGGCCGGGATGAATCCGCAGGAGACGCACGATCTTGATGTTTTGATCTGTCGTATCCGTGATGAGGTGAAGATCGCTATTCTGCTGATTGAGCATGACATGAAGCTGGTCATGAACATCTCGGATACGATTCATGTCATGGAGTACGGCAAGAAAATTGCGGCCGGCACTCCCCATCAAATCAAGAACGACCCGAAGGTCATTAAAGCCTATCTTGGAGAAGAAACCGAGGCTTGA
- a CDS encoding ABC-ATPase domain-containing protein, translated as MERLKGILNRIEGESYKAYKQLAGLYHYEAFDLRVEHVQGDPFAQASRISIRLTPDQHGLPPELWNTRIRQTASEDFLARAVASALKRRVKGSRGTGHSGQISIATSGQQVLRRNAVLIEDGGIEVRLLFALPADGRSIRIPDAREMFFQELPQVVVEGLNYCGRDLTPMLRQVEQVEDQQFLRNWLVGAGAVAFVADGSLLPRATGVDDRPLAEGIRFCSPESLRCQVTLPHRGLISGMCLPQGVSLIVGGGFHGKSTLLQALERGVYNHLPGDGRELVVTTPTAVKIRAEDHRAIHQVDITPFINHLPGARPTDCFSTGNASGSTSQAANIIEALECEAACLLIDEDSSATNFMIRDQRMQQLVSDAQEPITPLLQRVRELYEEAGVSSIIVMGGSGDYLSVADRVLQLDNYQVLDVSSRAADLAGEGPLPIASSPALRQRRPRWLPVEWFDARRADGKPQIVTRADGLLDYGRQHIDLSRVEQLVDEDQLETIGRLLEYYGRHYPLHPGGMLAGLRQSLRDAEEQGLDILSPWKVGHLALPRLYELVAAANRMRPGVSL; from the coding sequence ATGGAGCGTTTGAAAGGGATTTTGAATCGGATCGAAGGAGAGAGTTATAAGGCCTATAAACAGTTGGCCGGGCTCTATCATTATGAGGCCTTTGATCTCCGTGTCGAACATGTCCAGGGTGACCCCTTCGCTCAGGCCTCCCGGATCAGCATTCGGTTAACCCCGGATCAGCATGGCCTGCCGCCCGAGCTGTGGAATACTCGTATCCGCCAGACGGCCAGCGAGGATTTTTTGGCGCGCGCCGTTGCTTCAGCCTTAAAGCGAAGAGTCAAAGGGTCGCGTGGCACGGGACACAGCGGACAGATCAGTATCGCCACCAGCGGCCAGCAGGTGTTGCGGCGTAATGCGGTGCTGATTGAAGACGGAGGGATTGAGGTGCGTCTGCTTTTTGCTCTGCCAGCCGATGGTCGTTCCATCCGGATTCCAGATGCTCGCGAGATGTTCTTTCAGGAATTACCCCAGGTGGTGGTCGAAGGCTTGAACTACTGCGGCCGTGATCTTACCCCGATGCTCAGGCAGGTTGAGCAGGTTGAGGATCAGCAGTTTCTGAGAAACTGGCTGGTGGGGGCTGGCGCTGTGGCCTTCGTGGCCGATGGCTCCCTGCTGCCTCGTGCTACGGGAGTCGACGACCGTCCTCTGGCTGAAGGAATTCGTTTCTGTTCGCCTGAAAGTCTGCGCTGCCAGGTAACTCTCCCACATCGGGGTTTGATCAGCGGGATGTGTCTTCCGCAGGGAGTGAGCCTGATTGTCGGCGGTGGATTTCACGGCAAGTCAACGCTGCTGCAGGCTCTGGAGCGCGGGGTTTATAATCATCTCCCGGGAGATGGGCGTGAACTCGTGGTGACGACCCCGACGGCGGTCAAGATCCGCGCCGAGGATCATCGTGCGATCCATCAGGTCGACATCACCCCCTTTATTAACCATCTCCCCGGCGCACGCCCGACCGACTGCTTTTCAACCGGTAATGCCAGCGGCAGCACCTCACAAGCCGCGAATATTATCGAAGCGCTGGAATGCGAAGCCGCCTGTCTACTGATCGACGAAGATAGCTCTGCGACCAACTTCATGATCCGGGATCAACGTATGCAGCAGCTGGTCAGTGACGCGCAGGAGCCGATCACACCACTGTTGCAGCGGGTCCGTGAGCTGTATGAGGAGGCAGGGGTCTCGAGCATTATCGTAATGGGGGGCTCTGGCGATTATTTGTCGGTTGCTGACCGGGTGCTTCAGCTGGATAATTATCAGGTGCTTGATGTGAGCAGTCGGGCGGCAGACCTGGCCGGCGAAGGTCCGTTACCAATCGCCTCATCCCCGGCGTTACGGCAGCGGCGTCCCCGCTGGCTGCCTGTAGAATGGTTTGATGCGCGGCGCGCGGATGGGAAACCTCAGATTGTGACGCGAGCTGACGGGCTGCTCGATTATGGGCGTCAGCATATCGATTTGAGCAGGGTTGAACAGCTGGTGGATGAGGACCAGCTAGAAACTATCGGACGCCTGCTTGAGTATTATGGGCGTCATTATCCGCTTCACCCTGGTGGCATGCTCGCCGGTTTGCGCCAGTCTCTGCGTGATGCTGAAGAGCAGGGGCTCGATATTCTTTCACCATGGAAGGTCGGGCATCTGGCGCTGCCACGACTTTATGAACTGGTCGCGGCCGCCAACCGCATGCGGCCCGGAGTCAGTCTTTAG
- a CDS encoding ABC transporter ATP-binding protein produces MLRLQNIQTYYGNIQALKDVTIDVAEGEIVTLIGANGAGKTTTLMSICGITPPRKGEIAFKGSCIQHLKPEEIVKLGICQVPEGRRIFPDMTVVENLEMGAFLRNDKAAIKTDLQMVFDLFPILENRRAQLGGTLSGGEQQMLAISRALMARPRLLLLDEPSLGLAPLIIHQIFEIIKKINEENGTTIFLVEQNANQALKLAHRGYVMENGRITLVDKAAALLENDAVRKAYLGL; encoded by the coding sequence ATGCTTAGATTGCAGAATATCCAGACCTATTACGGTAACATCCAGGCACTCAAGGACGTGACTATCGACGTCGCTGAAGGTGAGATTGTCACTCTTATTGGTGCTAATGGCGCCGGTAAAACCACGACGTTGATGTCGATCTGCGGGATCACCCCGCCGCGTAAAGGAGAGATTGCGTTTAAGGGCAGTTGTATCCAGCACCTTAAGCCCGAGGAGATCGTCAAGCTCGGGATCTGTCAGGTCCCGGAGGGGCGACGGATCTTCCCTGACATGACGGTGGTTGAGAACCTTGAAATGGGTGCCTTCTTGCGCAATGACAAGGCTGCCATCAAGACCGACCTGCAGATGGTGTTTGATCTCTTTCCGATTCTCGAAAATCGGCGGGCTCAGCTTGGTGGAACCCTGTCGGGAGGAGAGCAGCAGATGCTGGCTATCTCGCGTGCGTTGATGGCACGGCCGCGGTTGCTGCTGCTGGATGAGCCTTCCCTCGGCCTGGCGCCGCTGATCATTCACCAGATCTTCGAGATCATCAAGAAGATCAATGAGGAGAATGGCACCACCATCTTCCTGGTCGAGCAAAATGCCAATCAGGCCCTCAAACTCGCACATCGTGGTTACGTTATGGAGAACGGTCGCATTACTCTGGTCGATAAGGCCGCGGCTCTGCTAGAAAATGATGCGGTCAGGAAGGCCTATCTCGGCCTGTAA
- the xerC gene encoding tyrosine recombinase XerC: MKPILADFIRHLEIERNLSPRTLDAYQRDLLQFYLFLSTEDRSDDELEMLSLVDSLMMRRYLAGLHRKNRRTSIARKLSALRTFFRYLVRQGLLAASPAETLATPRHESYLPKVLSVDEVTHFLDHPHPGQTPLDLRDKAIFEFFYSSGVRVGEITALDVGSVDLAQQLARVLGKGNKERLVPLGKISCTSLQQYLATRGKPAAHEPLFLNARGGRLTPRSVQRHMKKYLLLSGLRTDASPHSLRHSFATHLLDGGADLRSIQELLGHVSLSTTQKYTQVSLSHLTSIYDAAHPRSRKK; the protein is encoded by the coding sequence ATGAAACCGATTCTTGCAGACTTTATCCGACACCTCGAGATTGAACGAAATCTCTCTCCCCGGACTCTCGACGCCTATCAGCGCGACCTCCTGCAGTTTTACCTATTCCTGAGCACTGAAGACCGATCGGATGATGAGCTTGAGATGCTCTCTCTGGTCGATTCCTTGATGATGCGGCGCTACCTGGCAGGTCTGCATCGGAAGAATCGTCGTACCAGTATTGCGCGCAAACTCTCCGCGTTGAGAACCTTTTTTCGCTATCTGGTCCGGCAGGGCCTGCTCGCAGCCTCACCTGCAGAAACCCTTGCAACCCCGCGTCACGAGAGTTACCTGCCCAAAGTGCTGTCGGTTGACGAAGTGACCCATTTTCTTGACCATCCTCACCCCGGGCAAACCCCGTTGGACCTGCGTGACAAGGCCATCTTTGAGTTTTTCTATTCCTCAGGCGTGCGTGTCGGCGAGATAACCGCGCTGGATGTCGGATCGGTCGATTTAGCTCAACAGCTGGCGCGGGTGCTCGGCAAAGGGAACAAGGAGCGTCTCGTCCCGCTGGGGAAGATCTCCTGCACATCACTGCAACAATATCTGGCCACTCGTGGCAAGCCTGCCGCACATGAACCTCTTTTTCTCAACGCCCGGGGGGGGCGTCTGACCCCGCGGAGCGTGCAGCGCCATATGAAGAAATATCTGCTTCTGAGTGGCCTGCGGACCGACGCCAGTCCGCATTCCCTGCGGCATTCGTTCGCTACCCATCTGCTCGACGGAGGCGCGGATTTGCGCTCTATTCAGGAGCTGCTCGGCCACGTCTCACTTTCGACCACCCAGAAGTACACCCAGGTCAGCCTCAGCCACCTTACCTCAATCTATGACGCCGCTCATCCGCGAAGCCGTAAAAAATAA
- a CDS encoding DUF362 domain-containing protein, protein MKKVSDLKDHCHVSLQSLADYAPDQTLAAVEQLLEPLGGMSRFVSPGQKVLLKPNLLAGKPAQKAVTTHPEIVRAVAILARKAGGIVSVGDSPGIGSAASVARKCGIMAIVKELGLHFSPFETSVKIHPQGRAFQKLEVAGELLEADVVINLPKLKTHQMMGLTCAVKNMFGAMIGLRKPRLHLQAGSDKTLFALMLLELCEQLKPALTIVDAVVGMEGDGPGSGDPVQIGVLLAGDTPLAVDAVAVELVGLQPGQVWTQKLALETGRRGAALKDVEIVGGSLTELRITGFKAAKNTDINGRMPAFMQRLLKQALTARPAPNHQLCTRCGICVSHCPPEAMAIKEQLLRINYKTCIRCFCCQELCPQGALSTRQGSLLKLAQLIKR, encoded by the coding sequence ATGAAAAAAGTATCTGACCTCAAAGATCACTGTCACGTCAGTCTACAGTCGCTCGCAGATTACGCTCCGGATCAAACCCTCGCGGCGGTTGAACAGCTGTTGGAACCTCTCGGGGGGATGAGCAGGTTCGTCAGCCCGGGTCAGAAGGTACTGCTCAAACCCAACCTGCTGGCAGGTAAACCGGCACAAAAGGCCGTCACCACCCATCCGGAAATTGTCCGCGCCGTCGCGATACTGGCCCGAAAAGCCGGTGGCATCGTCTCGGTCGGCGATTCACCCGGCATTGGCAGCGCAGCCAGTGTCGCCCGCAAGTGTGGCATCATGGCCATCGTTAAAGAACTCGGTCTTCATTTCAGCCCTTTTGAGACTTCGGTTAAAATCCATCCTCAGGGGCGCGCCTTTCAAAAACTTGAGGTCGCAGGCGAGCTCCTTGAAGCTGATGTGGTGATCAACCTGCCGAAGCTTAAAACCCACCAGATGATGGGACTGACCTGCGCCGTCAAAAACATGTTCGGGGCGATGATCGGGTTGCGTAAACCGCGCCTGCACTTGCAGGCCGGCAGTGACAAGACGCTCTTTGCGCTGATGCTGCTGGAACTCTGTGAACAACTGAAACCGGCCTTGACAATTGTCGATGCCGTGGTCGGCATGGAGGGCGATGGCCCCGGCAGCGGAGACCCGGTACAGATCGGTGTCTTGTTGGCCGGCGACACCCCCCTCGCGGTCGATGCGGTGGCGGTGGAACTGGTCGGCCTCCAGCCGGGCCAGGTCTGGACACAGAAACTGGCCCTCGAAACCGGACGCCGGGGCGCGGCGCTGAAAGACGTTGAGATTGTCGGCGGTAGCCTGACCGAGCTCCGTATCACCGGATTCAAGGCCGCAAAAAATACCGATATCAACGGCCGCATGCCAGCCTTTATGCAGCGCCTGCTCAAGCAGGCCCTGACCGCACGCCCGGCCCCGAACCATCAACTCTGCACGCGCTGTGGTATTTGCGTTTCGCATTGCCCACCAGAAGCGATGGCCATTAAGGAACAGCTGCTGAGAATCAATTATAAAACCTGTATCCGCTGCTTCTGTTGTCAGGAACTTTGCCCGCAGGGTGCACTCTCGACCCGGCAGGGGTCATTGTTGAAACTGGCCCAGCTCATCAAGCGCTGA
- a CDS encoding peroxiredoxin, protein MSVLVGKQAPEFKATAVLADGTLNPDFSLSDYKGKYVVLFFYPLDFTFVCPTELIAFSHRIKEFANRGVQVIGCSIDSQFTHTAWRNTPVDQGGIGPVAYPLVADVKHEICKAYDVEFEAAGVAFRGSFLIDQKGTVRHQVVNDLPLGRNIDEMLRMVDALQFTEKHGEVCPAGWNKGDKGMTPNGAGVASYLAAEADKL, encoded by the coding sequence ATGAGCGTTCTGGTTGGAAAGCAAGCCCCTGAATTTAAAGCAACGGCCGTTCTGGCCGATGGTACTTTGAATCCCGATTTCAGCTTGAGTGATTACAAGGGGAAGTATGTGGTCCTTTTCTTTTATCCCCTCGATTTTACCTTTGTCTGTCCGACCGAGCTGATCGCCTTCAGTCATCGTATAAAAGAATTTGCCAATCGCGGAGTCCAGGTGATTGGCTGCTCCATCGATTCTCAGTTTACCCATACAGCATGGCGTAATACTCCGGTTGATCAGGGTGGCATAGGTCCGGTCGCCTATCCTCTGGTCGCTGACGTCAAGCATGAGATCTGCAAGGCCTATGATGTTGAATTTGAGGCTGCCGGGGTTGCTTTTCGTGGTTCGTTTCTGATTGATCAGAAAGGGACGGTCCGTCATCAGGTCGTCAACGATTTGCCCCTTGGCCGGAATATCGATGAAATGCTGCGGATGGTTGATGCTTTGCAATTCACCGAAAAACATGGCGAAGTCTGCCCCGCCGGATGGAACAAGGGGGATAAGGGGATGACACCGAATGGCGCCGGAGTTGCTTCTTACCTGGCCGCCGAGGCGGATAAATTGTAA
- a CDS encoding 2-oxo acid dehydrogenase subunit E2 translates to MSEQKGKCTEKTGKAIKIRRLISKKMEEAWTTIPHFHVTMTVDMTDVILLREAQGLTINDFILSAVALALKEHPWVNSYWDGEQGVELETIGLAFAVATDCGLYYPVIKKCENFGLQQISKKARGLAGKAHKGTLDETECTAATFTVTNMGMLGVESFATLITPPQVAVLSIGTVKGEIIVDEQGEPAVAPIMRMTLGADHRVLDGADASEFLATVKSYLEAPAVLIEE, encoded by the coding sequence ATGTCTGAGCAAAAGGGAAAATGTACAGAAAAAACGGGGAAGGCGATCAAGATCAGACGTTTAATCTCCAAGAAGATGGAAGAAGCCTGGACCACAATTCCCCATTTTCATGTGACGATGACGGTTGATATGACCGATGTGATTTTGCTGCGCGAGGCGCAGGGATTGACGATCAACGATTTTATTCTTTCGGCAGTTGCTCTAGCCTTAAAGGAGCACCCTTGGGTCAACAGTTACTGGGATGGCGAACAGGGAGTTGAACTTGAGACTATTGGCCTGGCGTTTGCGGTCGCGACCGATTGCGGACTCTACTATCCGGTCATTAAAAAGTGTGAAAATTTCGGTTTGCAACAGATCAGCAAGAAGGCACGTGGCCTCGCGGGTAAAGCGCACAAGGGGACGCTCGATGAGACTGAATGTACAGCTGCCACCTTCACCGTGACGAACATGGGAATGCTCGGGGTTGAATCTTTTGCTACCCTGATTACCCCGCCACAGGTTGCTGTTTTGTCGATCGGGACAGTCAAGGGGGAGATTATCGTCGACGAACAGGGGGAACCGGCGGTTGCCCCGATCATGCGCATGACCCTGGGCGCTGATCACCGCGTGCTTGATGGTGCCGATGCCTCCGAGTTCTTGGCCACCGTCAAAAGCTATCTTGAGGCCCCGGCGGTCTTGATTGAGGAATAA